In one window of Polaromonas naphthalenivorans CJ2 DNA:
- a CDS encoding acetyl-CoA carboxylase biotin carboxylase subunit: protein MFTKILIANRGEIACRVILTARKMGIKTVAVYSDADKDARHVELADEAVNIGPAPSRDSYLQAEKIIAACKQTGAQAVHPGYGFLSENSGFAKRVEEEGIVFIGPKHYSIAAMGDKIESKKLAGAAGVNCIPGVNDAIETAEKAVEIAKDIGYPVMIKASAGGGGKGLRVAFNDKEAFEGFTSCRNEARNSFGDDRVFIEKFVEEPRHIEIQLIGDSHGNVIYLNERECSIQRRHQKVIEEAPSPFISDETRKAMGEQAVQLAKAVKYQSAGTVEFVVGKDQSFYFLEMNTRLQVEHPVTECITGLDLVELMIRVAAGEKLPLTQADVKRDGWAIECRINAEDPFRGFLPSTGRLVRFQPPKETMFASDTSKWFGVRVDTGVQDGGEIPMYYDSMIAKLIVHGKDRFDAIAKMREALNSFVIRGVSSNIPFQAALLAHPKFVAGDFNTGFIAENYANGFRAEDVPHDDADFLVALAAYVNRRIRARAAGISGQLPGHGVTVGEEYVVIGLGAGGLNKPQPALVRDFQTVSGSSAVETGGKRYEICSGWHLGGMRINGTVNGQSFAAQVERGVGRNPLALRIIHNGTRLDAMVLSPRAAELHALMLHKAPPDMSRYVLSPMPGLLAEVSVQVGQKVQAGERVAVIEAMKMENVLFATADGVVGKVLAAKGESLSVDQPIVEFV, encoded by the coding sequence ATGTTTACCAAAATTCTGATCGCCAACCGGGGCGAAATCGCCTGCCGCGTCATTCTCACCGCCCGAAAAATGGGCATCAAGACGGTTGCGGTGTATTCCGACGCCGACAAGGATGCGCGCCATGTCGAGCTGGCCGATGAGGCCGTCAACATCGGCCCTGCGCCAAGCCGCGACAGCTACCTGCAGGCCGAAAAAATCATTGCCGCCTGCAAGCAGACCGGCGCGCAGGCCGTTCACCCCGGCTACGGCTTTCTGAGCGAGAACTCAGGCTTTGCCAAGCGCGTGGAAGAAGAAGGCATTGTCTTCATCGGTCCCAAGCATTATTCGATTGCCGCCATGGGCGACAAGATCGAGTCGAAGAAACTGGCCGGTGCGGCCGGTGTGAACTGCATTCCGGGCGTCAACGACGCGATTGAAACCGCCGAAAAAGCGGTGGAAATCGCCAAGGACATCGGCTACCCGGTCATGATCAAGGCCAGCGCGGGCGGCGGCGGCAAGGGCTTGCGCGTGGCCTTCAACGACAAGGAAGCGTTCGAAGGCTTCACCAGCTGCCGCAACGAGGCGCGCAACAGCTTTGGCGACGACCGCGTGTTCATCGAGAAGTTTGTCGAGGAACCACGGCACATCGAGATTCAGCTGATCGGCGACAGCCATGGCAATGTCATTTACCTGAATGAACGCGAATGCTCGATCCAGCGCCGTCACCAGAAGGTGATTGAGGAAGCGCCGTCACCCTTCATCAGCGACGAAACGCGCAAGGCCATGGGCGAGCAGGCCGTGCAGCTGGCCAAGGCGGTCAAATACCAGTCGGCCGGCACGGTCGAATTTGTGGTCGGCAAGGACCAGAGCTTTTATTTCCTCGAAATGAACACGCGCTTGCAGGTCGAGCATCCGGTCACCGAATGCATTACCGGGCTCGATCTGGTCGAGTTGATGATCCGCGTGGCAGCGGGTGAAAAGCTGCCGCTCACGCAGGCCGATGTCAAGCGCGACGGCTGGGCCATCGAATGCCGCATCAATGCCGAAGACCCGTTTCGCGGCTTTCTGCCATCGACCGGCCGGCTGGTGCGCTTTCAGCCGCCCAAGGAAACCATGTTTGCCTCGGACACCTCGAAGTGGTTCGGCGTGCGCGTCGATACCGGGGTGCAGGACGGCGGCGAGATTCCGATGTATTACGACTCGATGATCGCCAAGCTCATCGTTCACGGTAAGGACCGCTTTGATGCGATTGCCAAGATGCGCGAAGCGCTCAACAGCTTTGTGATTCGCGGCGTCAGCAGCAATATTCCGTTTCAGGCGGCCTTGCTGGCGCATCCGAAATTCGTCGCGGGTGACTTCAACACCGGCTTCATTGCCGAAAACTACGCCAACGGCTTTCGCGCCGAGGATGTGCCGCACGACGACGCCGACTTCCTGGTCGCGCTGGCTGCGTATGTGAACCGCCGCATCCGCGCGCGCGCTGCTGGCATCAGCGGCCAGTTGCCGGGCCATGGCGTGACCGTGGGCGAGGAATACGTGGTGATCGGCCTGGGGGCGGGTGGACTGAACAAGCCGCAGCCTGCGCTGGTGCGTGATTTCCAGACCGTTTCGGGCTCCAGCGCAGTCGAGACGGGCGGTAAGCGCTATGAAATATGTAGCGGATGGCATTTGGGTGGCATGCGCATCAACGGCACGGTGAATGGCCAGTCGTTTGCCGCGCAGGTCGAGCGTGGCGTGGGCCGCAATCCACTGGCCCTGCGCATCATTCACAACGGCACCCGGCTTGATGCCATGGTGTTGTCGCCGCGCGCCGCCGAGCTTCATGCCCTGATGCTTCACAAGGCGCCGCCTGACATGAGCCGCTATGTGCTCTCGCCCATGCCGGGCCTGCTGGCCGAGGTGTCGGTGCAGGTGGGGCAAAAAGTCCAGGCCGGTGAACGCGTGGCCGTGATTGAAGCCATGAAGATGGAAAACGTGCTGTTTGCCACCGCCGATGGCGTGGTCGGCAAGGTGCTGGCCGCCAAGGGCGAGTCGCTGAGCGTGGACCAGCCGATTGTGGAGTTTGTGTGA
- a CDS encoding acyl-CoA carboxylase subunit beta has protein sequence MQEILEQLESKRAAARLGGGQKRIDAQHGKGKLTARERLDVLLDEGTFEEWDMFVEHRCSDFGMQDNKIPGDGVVTGYGMINGRLVFVFSQDFTVFGGALSEAHAEKICKVMDQAMKVGAPVIGLNDSGGARIQEGVASLGGYADVFQRNVMASGVIPQISMIMGPSAGGAVYSPAMTDFIFMVKDSSYMFVTGPEVVKTVTHEEVTAEELGGAISHTTKSGVADLAFENDVEALIMLRRLYNYLPLNNREKAPMRPSADPANRMDMSLDTLVPENPNKPYDMKELIAKTVDDGDFFEIQPEYAKNIIIGFARMEGQSVGIVANQPLVLAGCLDIKSSIKAARFVRFCDAFNIPVITFVDVPGFMPGTAQEYGGIIKHGAKLLYAYAECTVPKITVITRKAYGGAYDVMSSKHLRGDVNFAWPNAEIAVMGAKGAVEIIFREDKGDPVKLAAKEAEYKARFANPFVAGARGFIDDVILPHETRKRICRSLVMLKDKKLENPWRKHGNIPL, from the coding sequence ATGCAGGAAATTCTTGAGCAACTTGAAAGTAAGCGCGCTGCGGCCCGCCTGGGCGGTGGCCAAAAGCGCATTGACGCGCAGCATGGCAAAGGCAAGCTGACGGCGCGCGAGCGCCTGGATGTGCTGCTCGACGAAGGCACGTTCGAAGAGTGGGACATGTTTGTCGAACACCGCTGCAGCGACTTCGGCATGCAGGACAACAAGATTCCGGGCGACGGCGTGGTCACTGGCTACGGCATGATCAATGGCCGGTTGGTGTTTGTCTTCAGCCAGGATTTCACCGTGTTTGGCGGCGCTTTGTCAGAAGCCCATGCCGAGAAAATCTGCAAGGTCATGGATCAGGCCATGAAGGTCGGCGCGCCGGTGATCGGCCTGAACGACTCGGGCGGCGCCCGCATCCAGGAAGGCGTGGCGTCGCTCGGCGGCTACGCCGACGTGTTCCAGCGCAACGTGATGGCCAGTGGCGTGATTCCGCAGATCAGCATGATCATGGGGCCATCGGCCGGCGGCGCGGTGTATTCGCCCGCGATGACCGACTTCATCTTCATGGTCAAGGACAGCTCCTACATGTTCGTGACCGGCCCCGAGGTCGTCAAAACCGTCACGCACGAGGAAGTGACGGCCGAGGAGCTGGGTGGCGCCATCAGCCACACCACCAAAAGCGGCGTGGCCGACCTGGCGTTTGAAAATGATGTCGAAGCGCTGATCATGCTGCGCCGTCTCTACAACTACCTGCCGTTGAACAACCGCGAAAAAGCCCCGATGCGCCCCAGCGCCGACCCGGCGAACCGCATGGACATGAGCCTGGACACGCTGGTTCCCGAGAACCCGAACAAGCCCTACGACATGAAGGAACTCATCGCCAAAACCGTGGACGATGGCGATTTCTTCGAGATCCAGCCCGAGTACGCCAAGAACATCATCATCGGTTTTGCACGCATGGAAGGCCAGTCGGTCGGCATCGTGGCCAACCAGCCGCTGGTGCTGGCCGGCTGCCTGGACATCAAGAGTTCGATCAAGGCGGCGCGTTTCGTGCGCTTTTGCGATGCCTTCAACATTCCGGTGATCACTTTCGTCGATGTGCCCGGCTTCATGCCCGGCACGGCGCAAGAGTACGGCGGCATCATCAAGCACGGTGCCAAGCTGCTTTACGCCTACGCCGAATGCACGGTGCCGAAAATCACCGTGATCACCCGCAAGGCCTACGGCGGCGCGTATGACGTGATGAGTTCCAAGCACCTGCGCGGCGACGTCAACTTTGCCTGGCCCAATGCCGAGATTGCCGTGATGGGCGCCAAGGGTGCGGTCGAAATCATCTTCCGCGAGGACAAGGGCGACCCGGTCAAGCTGGCCGCCAAGGAAGCCGAATACAAGGCGCGTTTTGCCAATCCGTTCGTCGCCGGCGCGCGCGGCTTTATCGACGACGTGATCCTGCCGCATGAAACCCGCAAGCGCATCTGCCGCTCGCTGGTGATGCTTAAAGACAAGAAACTTGAAAATCCGTGGCGCAAGCACGGCAACATTCCGCTGTAA
- the rsxB gene encoding electron transport complex subunit RsxB, with product MERWDNSAVISPTQSTLFDRINAALPQTQCTRCGFVDCAAYAQAITLGEAAINQCPPGGAEGIARLSRITGLPVQPLNPLNGVEAPRAVAIIDEAWCIGCTLCIKACPTDAIIGSNKLMHTVIEPYCTGCELCIPACPVDCISLENLTGTHTGWNAWSPQDAETARKRYESHRMQHTHDNSAKPEKLQEKVSATPAKPPDPSLPRGDEEAQRKRAVIQAALASARARRNND from the coding sequence ATGGAGCGGTGGGACAATAGCGCCGTGATTTCCCCCACCCAAAGCACCCTCTTTGACCGTATCAATGCGGCATTGCCCCAAACGCAATGCACGCGCTGCGGTTTCGTTGATTGCGCTGCTTACGCGCAAGCCATCACCTTGGGGGAAGCGGCCATCAACCAGTGTCCGCCGGGCGGCGCGGAAGGAATAGCGCGCCTTTCACGGATCACCGGCTTGCCGGTGCAGCCGCTGAATCCGCTCAATGGGGTTGAAGCTCCACGCGCGGTCGCCATCATTGACGAAGCCTGGTGCATAGGCTGCACCCTGTGCATCAAGGCATGCCCTACCGACGCCATCATCGGCAGCAACAAGCTGATGCACACCGTGATCGAACCCTATTGCACAGGGTGCGAGTTGTGCATACCGGCTTGTCCTGTGGACTGCATCAGCCTGGAAAATCTTACGGGCACCCACACCGGCTGGAACGCCTGGTCGCCCCAGGATGCCGAAACCGCCCGAAAACGCTACGAATCCCATCGCATGCAGCACACGCACGACAACAGCGCCAAGCCTGAAAAGCTTCAGGAAAAAGTATCGGCCACACCAGCAAAGCCGCCGGACCCGTCACTCCCGCGCGGGGACGAAGAGGCGCAACGCAAGCGCGCCGTGATCCAGGCGGCCCTGGCAAGTGCCCGGGCACGGCGCAACAATGATTGA
- a CDS encoding VOC family protein, with protein sequence MSTRPFKVLGIQQIAIGGTSKERLRTLWVDMLGLEVTGNFVSERENVDEDICAIGSGPFKVEVDLMQPVDIEKKPAVHTTPLNHVGLWIDDLPKAVEWLTAQGVRFAPGGIRKGAAGFDICFLHPKSSEAFPVSGEGVLIEMVQAPPEVINAFAAMSKAHAA encoded by the coding sequence GTGAGCACGCGCCCGTTCAAAGTCCTGGGCATCCAGCAAATTGCCATCGGCGGCACCTCCAAGGAGCGCCTGCGCACCTTGTGGGTGGACATGCTGGGTCTTGAAGTCACTGGCAATTTCGTCAGTGAACGCGAGAATGTCGATGAAGACATCTGTGCCATCGGCAGCGGCCCGTTCAAGGTCGAGGTTGATTTGATGCAGCCGGTGGATATCGAGAAAAAGCCTGCGGTCCACACCACACCGCTCAACCATGTGGGCCTGTGGATTGACGACTTGCCCAAGGCGGTTGAGTGGCTGACGGCGCAGGGCGTGCGCTTTGCGCCGGGCGGCATCCGCAAGGGGGCCGCCGGCTTTGACATCTGCTTCCTGCATCCCAAATCCAGTGAGGCCTTTCCCGTCTCAGGCGAAGGGGTGCTGATTGAAATGGTTCAGGCGCCGCCCGAAGTCATCAACGCTTTTGCAGCGATGAGCAAGGCGCACGCGGCATAA
- a CDS encoding YdcF family protein, whose product MMRLNFKPWAFTALGGMLLAQSAYLVTVKVTHLGVILPAGLGAVLVFLGSVQAPWQHWLAWKWVQAGFWLWLVSLGAFFGLLALRQQGQNLQGLRPEVIVVLGSSTPNAQPSPTLAERLNLAYTLAQQHPKARVIVSGGVDFRQTVSEASVMATYLEAKGLDKSRILVEDRSTSTHENLVYSLRLLQAGGQTPQAATVLVTSDFHTLRASWIAKNAGWKNVVTAGAPTPLYMRYNAWLREYFAFVSGWLLREY is encoded by the coding sequence ATGATGCGTTTGAACTTCAAGCCGTGGGCGTTCACCGCTCTGGGCGGCATGCTGCTCGCGCAAAGTGCCTATTTGGTGACCGTGAAGGTGACGCATCTGGGGGTAATCCTTCCGGCCGGTCTGGGCGCTGTTCTGGTTTTTCTTGGGAGCGTCCAGGCGCCCTGGCAGCACTGGCTGGCGTGGAAGTGGGTACAGGCCGGGTTCTGGCTCTGGCTGGTGTCTCTGGGGGCTTTTTTTGGCCTGCTGGCGCTGCGCCAACAGGGGCAAAACCTGCAGGGCTTGAGGCCGGAGGTGATTGTGGTGCTGGGTTCGAGCACGCCCAATGCCCAGCCTTCACCCACCTTGGCGGAGCGGCTGAATCTGGCTTACACGCTGGCGCAGCAGCATCCAAAGGCTCGGGTGATCGTCAGCGGCGGGGTGGATTTTCGCCAGACCGTGTCCGAAGCCAGTGTCATGGCCACTTATCTGGAGGCCAAGGGGCTGGATAAAAGCCGCATTCTTGTCGAAGACCGCAGCACCAGTACGCATGAGAACCTGGTGTATTCCCTGCGCCTGCTGCAGGCTGGCGGGCAGACGCCGCAGGCGGCTACGGTGCTGGTGACGAGTGACTTTCACACCCTGCGGGCGAGCTGGATTGCCAAAAATGCGGGCTGGAAAAATGTCGTCACTGCTGGCGCACCTACACCCTTGTACATGCGCTACAACGCCTGGCTGCGCGAGTATTTCGCCTTTGTGTCGGGCTGGCTTTTGAGGGAGTACTGA
- the meaB gene encoding methylmalonyl Co-A mutase-associated GTPase MeaB, with product MEGVLRGNAAVQRRAIAKAITLLESTRADHRAQADELLTALLPHTGQSFRLGISGVPGVGKSTFIEVLGLYLIKQGHRVAVLTIDPSSTVSGGSILGDKTRMEKLSSEERAYIRPSPSSGTLGGVAEKTREAMLVCEAAGYDVVIVETVGVGQSETAVANMTDMFVVMQLPNAGDDLQAIKKGVMELADLVVINKADIDANAAMRAEAQIKSAMRLFGLVNNAMGAAQAADFDKQWHPQVLQLSALHNKGVDAFWAAVTQFRNLQTANGKLASRRQQQALSWMWERIDAGLKHAFRHDPAVGAMLPSLLEQVGNGRLPASTAARNLLSAHAQRA from the coding sequence ATGGAGGGCGTGCTGCGCGGCAATGCCGCCGTGCAGCGCCGCGCCATCGCCAAAGCCATCACCCTGCTCGAATCGACCCGGGCCGACCACCGCGCCCAGGCCGACGAGTTGCTGACGGCGCTGCTGCCGCACACCGGCCAGTCGTTCCGTCTGGGCATCAGCGGCGTGCCCGGCGTCGGTAAATCGACCTTCATTGAAGTCCTCGGCCTGTACCTGATCAAGCAAGGGCACCGGGTGGCGGTGCTCACCATCGACCCGTCATCGACCGTCTCGGGCGGCTCCATTCTGGGCGACAAGACCCGCATGGAAAAGCTCTCTAGCGAGGAACGTGCCTACATCCGTCCCAGTCCGTCCAGCGGCACCCTCGGCGGCGTCGCTGAAAAAACCCGTGAAGCCATGCTGGTCTGCGAAGCCGCCGGCTATGACGTGGTGATTGTCGAGACCGTCGGCGTGGGCCAGTCCGAAACCGCCGTTGCCAACATGACCGACATGTTCGTGGTCATGCAGTTGCCCAACGCCGGCGACGACTTGCAGGCGATCAAGAAAGGCGTGATGGAACTGGCCGACCTGGTGGTCATTAACAAGGCCGACATCGACGCCAACGCCGCCATGCGGGCCGAGGCCCAGATCAAGTCGGCCATGCGCCTGTTCGGCCTGGTCAACAATGCCATGGGCGCGGCGCAGGCGGCTGATTTTGACAAGCAGTGGCACCCGCAGGTGCTGCAGCTCAGTGCATTGCACAACAAGGGCGTCGATGCCTTCTGGGCGGCGGTGACGCAGTTTAGGAATCTGCAGACGGCCAACGGCAAGCTGGCCAGCCGGCGCCAGCAGCAGGCGCTCTCATGGATGTGGGAGCGGATTGACGCAGGCTTGAAGCACGCATTCCGGCACGACCCGGCGGTCGGCGCCATGTTGCCGTCCTTGCTGGAACAGGTCGGCAATGGCCGGCTTCCAGCCTCGACTGCAGCACGAAATCTGCTTTCTGCGCATGCGCAGCGGGCATAA
- a CDS encoding hybrid sensor histidine kinase/response regulator gives MGSILGPARRLMDSLTYPRKFLLIFLLFALPLGLTLYLLVGEINRSIQFAEKEIAGVHYLRPLRSLQEQVARSRLVAAAYRSGQADQRPELVRVQASIKAGLAELDQIDAQLGGELESTAKLGIIKENALFLSRRLLDVPPVNTDALHGMLQDDISTLVAHVGDISNLILDPDLDSYYLMEAVLLKLPDAADLLLQARLLVQARSQAPMQKLPLRAKEGENADLIRLSGLIESNLSRTQYGAQTAFKNEKTGQLKLRLTDAVQSYNQAIKDAVAALRSLTEPEAVPASADTAGQLLTRGQAANYVLGERESAELETLLKTRIQSFQQRMLGVIVFVAAVLTVVLYLLLAFYAGVMRTVTRLREASERMLDNREDKAITLDTHDELGEVVLAFNRVADRMRTEKTQAEVESRRARAAEEEVRSRESELVRARQVAEEAVRAKAAFLATMSHEIRTPLNGVVGMSTLLAETALDAEQRDILQTIRLSSDQLLAVISDILDFSKIESGRFDLESEPVSVHNMIEEACDIAAPRAREKGIELIVDVPGAAAGGPPPAILGDVTRLRQILINLVNNAVKFTEHGAVSVHSRLAEAPDEQGLALIEFSVHDTGIGIPPERVGALFEAFMQVDASTTRKYGGTGLGLAICKRLVELMGGKISVTSKLGKGSIFSFTVRAALAELPKELTPLDAAALQDKRVLVVDDHHVNVRVLMRQLRQWGMRVASAVSGAAALDVLDHTQLPDVIITDMHMPGMDGLELAGHIRERPGSENLPLILLSSGFMPGGASAGPFNARLLKPARQNQLFEALARCLTSDSVLQSIKAERVDIRKNVTILVADDNVVNLKVACGILARLGYDAVTAADGVQAVTAVADSMNSARRFGAILMDLHMPGMDGLEATQTIKKRFGHAAPPIIALTADASIEDRERCEAAGMDDYLTKPLQVVELTRALARWAETSAFEPVASALPAYLASPASPASPVKRAVDFTRLEEFREFDPDLETAREVIEIFMADTPARLAAIADAQTDAALLAEAAHALKGSASNVGAQALVALTARIEELAMSGAIPPDMDEVLRHLDESWLLTQTELKAWLTTNAKAAISQP, from the coding sequence ATGGGTTCCATTCTTGGCCCCGCGCGGCGCTTGATGGACAGCTTGACCTATCCGCGCAAATTCCTGCTGATCTTTCTGCTTTTTGCGCTGCCGCTGGGGCTGACGCTCTATCTTTTGGTCGGAGAAATCAACCGCTCGATCCAGTTCGCCGAAAAGGAAATCGCGGGCGTGCATTACCTGCGCCCTTTGCGCTCGCTTCAGGAACAGGTCGCGCGCAGCCGGCTGGTCGCCGCCGCCTACCGGAGTGGCCAGGCCGACCAGCGGCCCGAACTGGTGAGGGTGCAGGCAAGCATCAAGGCCGGGCTGGCCGAACTTGACCAGATCGATGCACAGCTCGGAGGCGAGCTTGAGTCCACCGCCAAACTGGGCATCATCAAGGAAAACGCCCTCTTCCTCTCTCGCCGGCTGCTCGACGTGCCACCCGTGAACACCGACGCGCTGCACGGCATGCTGCAAGATGACATCAGCACGCTGGTGGCGCATGTAGGCGATATCTCCAACCTGATCCTCGACCCCGACCTGGACTCGTATTACCTGATGGAGGCGGTCCTGCTCAAGCTGCCCGATGCCGCCGACCTGCTGCTGCAGGCCCGGCTGCTGGTGCAGGCCCGCAGCCAGGCGCCGATGCAAAAACTCCCCCTGCGGGCCAAGGAGGGGGAAAACGCCGACCTGATCCGGCTCAGCGGCCTGATTGAATCCAATCTGAGCCGTACCCAGTACGGCGCCCAGACGGCATTCAAGAATGAAAAAACCGGCCAGCTCAAGCTGCGCCTGACCGACGCGGTGCAATCCTATAACCAGGCCATCAAGGACGCTGTGGCCGCCCTGCGCAGCCTGACAGAGCCTGAAGCAGTGCCGGCCAGCGCCGACACGGCCGGGCAGTTGCTGACGCGCGGGCAAGCCGCCAATTACGTTTTGGGCGAGCGTGAGTCGGCGGAACTGGAAACCCTGCTCAAGACACGCATCCAGAGCTTTCAGCAGCGCATGCTGGGGGTGATCGTCTTCGTCGCTGCCGTGCTGACCGTCGTGCTTTACCTGCTGCTGGCCTTTTATGCCGGTGTGATGCGAACCGTCACGCGCCTGCGCGAAGCTTCGGAGCGCATGCTGGACAACCGCGAGGACAAGGCCATCACGCTGGACACGCACGACGAACTGGGCGAAGTCGTGCTGGCCTTCAACCGCGTGGCCGACCGGATGCGCACGGAGAAGACGCAAGCCGAAGTCGAAAGCCGGCGCGCCCGCGCGGCCGAAGAAGAGGTTCGCTCGCGCGAGTCCGAACTGGTTCGCGCGCGCCAGGTCGCCGAGGAGGCGGTGCGCGCCAAGGCGGCATTCCTGGCCACCATGAGCCACGAGATCCGGACCCCGCTCAATGGCGTGGTCGGCATGAGCACCCTGCTGGCCGAAACCGCTCTCGATGCCGAGCAGCGCGACATTCTTCAGACCATCAGGCTCTCCAGCGACCAGTTGCTGGCGGTGATCAGCGACATCCTGGATTTTTCCAAAATCGAGTCGGGCCGGTTTGATCTGGAGAGCGAACCCGTCAGCGTACACAACATGATCGAGGAAGCCTGCGACATCGCCGCGCCGCGCGCCCGCGAAAAAGGCATCGAGCTAATCGTTGACGTGCCGGGCGCGGCGGCTGGCGGCCCGCCACCGGCCATCCTGGGCGATGTGACACGCCTGCGCCAGATTCTCATCAACCTGGTCAACAACGCGGTCAAGTTCACCGAACATGGTGCGGTCTCCGTGCACAGCCGGCTGGCCGAAGCGCCCGATGAGCAGGGACTGGCCCTGATCGAGTTCAGCGTGCACGACACCGGCATCGGCATTCCTCCCGAGCGCGTGGGCGCGCTGTTCGAGGCCTTCATGCAGGTCGATGCATCGACCACGCGCAAATACGGCGGGACCGGCCTGGGCCTGGCCATCTGCAAGCGCCTGGTCGAACTGATGGGCGGCAAGATCAGCGTCACAAGCAAGCTCGGCAAGGGTTCGATTTTTTCATTCACCGTGCGCGCCGCGCTGGCCGAGTTGCCCAAGGAGCTGACGCCGCTCGACGCGGCGGCTCTGCAGGACAAGCGCGTTCTGGTGGTGGACGATCACCATGTGAATGTCCGGGTGCTGATGCGCCAGTTGCGGCAGTGGGGCATGCGCGTGGCCAGCGCCGTGTCCGGTGCCGCGGCGCTGGACGTGCTGGACCATACCCAGCTGCCAGATGTCATCATCACCGACATGCACATGCCGGGCATGGACGGCCTTGAGCTGGCCGGCCACATCCGCGAAAGGCCCGGCAGCGAAAACCTGCCGCTGATACTCCTGAGTTCCGGCTTCATGCCAGGCGGAGCAAGCGCCGGCCCCTTCAATGCCAGGTTGCTCAAGCCCGCGCGCCAGAACCAGCTTTTCGAGGCGCTGGCCCGCTGCCTGACTTCCGACTCGGTGCTGCAATCCATCAAGGCAGAGCGGGTGGACATCCGGAAAAACGTGACCATTCTGGTTGCCGACGACAACGTGGTGAATCTGAAAGTGGCCTGCGGTATTTTGGCCCGGCTGGGCTATGACGCCGTCACCGCCGCCGATGGCGTGCAAGCCGTGACGGCCGTGGCCGACAGCATGAACAGCGCAAGGCGCTTTGGCGCCATCCTGATGGACCTGCACATGCCGGGCATGGACGGGCTGGAAGCCACGCAGACAATCAAGAAACGATTTGGCCATGCAGCGCCGCCCATCATCGCCCTGACGGCTGACGCCTCCATCGAAGACCGGGAACGCTGCGAAGCCGCCGGCATGGATGATTACCTCACCAAGCCCTTGCAGGTGGTCGAGTTGACCCGCGCGCTGGCGCGCTGGGCGGAAACCTCGGCTTTTGAACCGGTCGCCAGCGCCCTGCCCGCGTACTTGGCTTCTCCCGCTTCTCCCGCTTCTCCCGTTAAAAGAGCCGTGGACTTCACCCGGCTCGAAGAATTTCGTGAATTTGACCCCGACCTGGAGACCGCGCGCGAAGTCATTGAAATTTTCATGGCTGACACGCCGGCGCGCCTGGCCGCCATTGCCGATGCGCAAACAGATGCAGCCCTGCTGGCCGAAGCCGCTCATGCGCTCAAAGGCTCGGCATCCAACGTCGGTGCGCAGGCACTGGTCGCGCTGACAGCAAGAATCGAGGAACTGGCCATGTCAGGCGCCATTCCACCCGACATGGATGAGGTCTTGCGACACCTCGATGAAAGCTGGCTGCTCACGCAAACCGAACTGAAGGCATGGCTGACCACCAACGCAAAAGCGGCCATCAGCCAGCCTTGA